ACACATTATTTAGAAGAAGCAGAAATGCTGTGTCGTCGCATCGCGATTATTGACCGTGGTGTAATTAAAGAAGATACCACCATGAAAGGTTTCCTCAATCAGCTAAATGAAGAATCATTTATCTGTGATTTAGCTGAGCCAATTGAAGCCTTTGACCTCAATATTATTGGTTTTAAATTTAATCTGATTGATCCTGTTACTTTAGAAGTCACGATGGATAAAGCACATAACATGAATGACTTATTCTTGTTATTACAGTCACAAAATATCCAAGTCAGCAGTATGCGTAATAAATCCAATCGCTTGGAAGAACTGTTTGTAAAAATGGTCGAAAAGAATCTTGCAGGAGCGGATCAATGAATTTCAGTCAATTACAAACCGCTCTCTGGACTTTAGTGGTTAAAGAAATTCGTCGCTTTATGCGGATTTGGCCACAAACCCTGCTCCCACCCGCCATCACCATGAGTTTGTACTTTGTGATTTTTGGCAATCTGGTTGGTTCACGTATCGGTGAGATGGGTGGCTTTAGCTACATGCAGTTTATTGTGCCCGGCTTGATTATGATGGCCGTGATTACCAACAGCTATGCCAACGTTTCATCAAGCTTCTTTAGTGCAAAATTTCAGAAAAGTATTGAAGAACTGATCATGAGCCCGGTACCTTTACATCTAATCCTATGGGGTTATGTCATTGGTGGTGTCAGCCGTGGCGTGTTGGTCGGCTTGATCGTCACGATAATGAGCCTGTTCTTTACCCATTTGGAAATTTATAATTTATTTGTGACCATATATACTGTCATTATTACTTCATTATTATTTTCACTTGGTGGTTTTATTAATGCCGTCTATGCCAAGTCCTTCGATGATATTTCAATTATCCCGACTTTCGTATTGACGCCACTCACCTATTTAGGTGGTGTGTTTTATGCCATTAGTGCACTCAGTCCATTTTGGCAAAACGTCTCTTTAGTTAATCCAATTGTATACATGGTCAATGCCTTCCGTTACGGTATTTTAGGACACAGCGATGTCAACGTTGCCTTCTCTTTAGCTGTCGTGACGCTTTGTTGTGTTGTCCTCTATGCAATTGCCTATCATTTATTAGCTCGTGGTTCAGGAATGCGTGAATGAGTGTTGAACATTCTTTATTGGGTAAAGATACCCAATACCCTACTCAATATCAGCCAGATGTTTTATTTCCAATTGCGCGTGCAGAGTCTCGCCAACACTATGCGCATATTGAAGGTATTACTCAAGGCAAAGACTGGTGGCATGTTTTTGAAATTTCATGGCTAAATAGCCTTGGTTTGCCTCAAGTCGCCATTGGTCGCTTGACCTTACCTGCCAGTTCGCCCAACTTAATTGAATCAAAGTCACTTAAACTTTATTTCAATAGCATGAACTTCACTCAATTTGAGTCTAAAGAGGCTTTTATTGAAACCGTTGAACGTGATTTATCTCATGCTGCTGGCGCGAAAGTTGAGTTACAGCTTTTTCAAGTCGACGATTTAGAGATTTCCAAACCACAAGGAATCTGTATCGATGATCTGACTCCTGAGCGTTTATCAGAACATCCTGACTCAAGCTTGCTGCAGTTCGATATAACTGCAGAAGATGAGGTTGAAATTGAGCTGTACTCACATTTATTAAGAAGTAATTGTCCTGTGACTGGTCAGCCAGACTGGGGCACTGTTTTTATTCGTTTGCAAGGTAAAAAGCCTTGTTATCGCAGCATTTTAGCTTATATTATCTCGTACCGTCAGCATAATGGTTTTCATGAACAATGTGTTGAGCAAATATTTGCAGATATCTGGCAACTGTTAAAACCAGAAAAGCTGATGGTCTATGCAACTTATACTCGCCGCGGGGGCTTGGATATTAACCCATGCCGAGTATCAGATTTGTCATGGATGCCCGAGCCAATTCGCTTGGCACGACAATAAAACGAATAAATTTGATATAGAGGACGTTCTTCAATGACCAGTTATTTCGGGATTCTTCCGTCAGCAAGTTTGAGCCAGGACATTCAACTTGCGCAAGCCAACCGTGACAGTAAAGAGCCTCAATACCCTTTACGTGACAAAATTTCTCTACAGCTAACTGATGAGTTAATTGACACTATGTTGGTTCACTTGGTTCAACAATTTCCACCAAGTGACAAACGAGATACAACCGAAGGTCTTGCAATTAAAATTCGTAGCATTGTTGAAACCTTAATGAAACAGCTACTGGGTAAAGCTTCTAATGAACAGGTGCTTGAATCTTTAGCCTTCATGGAAAAGAGCCTGTTTATTGATAATGATGGCAAACAACGTATTGGTACTGTGCTACCAGATAGCCTCGTAAACGATATGAAGAAGAGCTTTGCAGAAGTCGCTGCTGGAAACGGCAAAGAACAACGTGATGCTTTAACGCAACAGTTTAAAAAGTTTGCAGATGCCTTGATCCATCACTTTATGACTGAATTCAATAAAACACTTGGTCTAGGTATGGTGAAACGCGGTGTCGCAAGCGTTGCGACCAGTGGCGTAGAAACTGCT
The DNA window shown above is from Acinetobacter colistiniresistens and carries:
- the queF gene encoding NADPH-dependent 7-cyano-7-deazaguanine reductase QueF (Catalyzes the NADPH-dependent reduction of 7-cyano-7-deazaguanine (preQ0) to 7-aminomethyl-7-deazaguanine (preQ1) in queuosine biosynthesis), with the protein product MSVEHSLLGKDTQYPTQYQPDVLFPIARAESRQHYAHIEGITQGKDWWHVFEISWLNSLGLPQVAIGRLTLPASSPNLIESKSLKLYFNSMNFTQFESKEAFIETVERDLSHAAGAKVELQLFQVDDLEISKPQGICIDDLTPERLSEHPDSSLLQFDITAEDEVEIELYSHLLRSNCPVTGQPDWGTVFIRLQGKKPCYRSILAYIISYRQHNGFHEQCVEQIFADIWQLLKPEKLMVYATYTRRGGLDINPCRVSDLSWMPEPIRLARQ
- a CDS encoding ABC transporter permease; protein product: MNFSQLQTALWTLVVKEIRRFMRIWPQTLLPPAITMSLYFVIFGNLVGSRIGEMGGFSYMQFIVPGLIMMAVITNSYANVSSSFFSAKFQKSIEELIMSPVPLHLILWGYVIGGVSRGVLVGLIVTIMSLFFTHLEIYNLFVTIYTVIITSLLFSLGGFINAVYAKSFDDISIIPTFVLTPLTYLGGVFYAISALSPFWQNVSLVNPIVYMVNAFRYGILGHSDVNVAFSLAVVTLCCVVLYAIAYHLLARGSGMRE